A window of Rubricoccus marinus contains these coding sequences:
- a CDS encoding TonB-dependent receptor domain-containing protein yields MFRSPSTLVLLLLVGLLPGVALAQNSGTLAGRVTDAQTGDTLPGANVVVQGTTLGAATNLDGEFRIIGVPVGTYNVTASFAGYQELTLEGVDINSGATREVSFELGGSELGTVEVIYERPIIQQDAIGVPRVVSGEDLENLPIRSVAGVTALQGGVVSADNTSTLNIRGGRGEEVAYYVDGVRVTGLLGVNQQAIQEQEVLIGTIPARYGDVQSGVISITTKTGRSDFFGSAEVVTSQGLDSFGDNLASLSLGGPIAPGRVGFFLSGEYGYTEDNSPYGIDTYRLKDDLYESIQATPQALRITNAQGEEELVNFPIELIRSLDGPIGQDSLQALLLANNIIGEGSTIANGSPVNRVENFTASDFDLVRGKRDPNTNVTLNGNLNFDLGAVNLRLGGGLATSRSEPFSFTNSLYNRETFQRNETDSYRLYGTFLQRLSNSAFYQIQGEFQDNQGVSYPDGFSSDINDVLQYGDLNSPANQVAQRYYVFRNEPGTEEPVYVQQFDEDGGGRPGSLFGYTFSLPGRVTNTGYSKSHNQRYRFSGNATTQVGVHQLEFGGEYQQDTRRFFSIGGYSLSRFVNDDDGPEQTIEGFPDGITSYDQIPYSTLRNRVSYYGFNFNGTEEVNDQSVDGYFPDADGNRSNTNLDAYRPRYYAGYIQDKIEFQDLIIQLGFRADVFDNNTLQLKDIYAPTPIQRVGDMTAPAGIESDFAVYYNGDNVVGYRDTDGNFYDAEGTNVVADQIITTNRGQVRSIDAPRSTVFEEYTPQATFMPRVGVSFPVTDRALFFASYNVTSQRPTEAAFATLASFEELDGQQRTSNPTLEPERTTQYELGFRQRIGERAALSMSGFYRTQDNKISVRQVTGGFPAYSTYFNADFTTTQGAELNFDLRRTNNLSINANYTLSFAQGTGSDANSTGTAAWRGDYFPQFISPSDFDQRHTANVSLDYRFGAGEGPMLGGVRALENFGVNLIGQFGSGLRYTRLQRNTRFNVGDSFTENVDGTINGAELPATTRLDLRVDRAFNLGFSDSRVRAYVSVINLLDTKNVLAVYRSTGLPNEDGFVNTAAGRSQLDTPGRLFNYQAYTGGPVNVGGQQSSGAGRFYGSPRQIRLGLLFDF; encoded by the coding sequence ATGTTCCGTTCACCGAGTACACTCGTACTCCTTCTGCTGGTAGGTCTGCTCCCCGGAGTAGCCCTGGCACAGAACTCAGGCACCCTCGCTGGTCGCGTCACTGACGCCCAGACCGGGGATACTCTTCCTGGAGCCAACGTCGTCGTTCAAGGCACGACACTTGGCGCCGCAACCAACCTCGACGGCGAATTCCGCATCATCGGTGTCCCCGTCGGCACTTACAACGTCACCGCGTCTTTCGCTGGATACCAGGAGCTCACGCTTGAAGGTGTCGACATCAACAGCGGAGCGACCCGAGAAGTCAGCTTCGAACTCGGAGGCAGCGAGCTCGGAACGGTCGAAGTCATTTACGAGCGGCCGATCATCCAGCAGGACGCCATCGGCGTTCCTCGCGTCGTTTCAGGAGAGGACCTTGAAAACCTCCCGATTCGTAGCGTGGCTGGCGTCACGGCCCTCCAGGGCGGTGTCGTCTCTGCAGACAACACGAGCACGCTCAACATCCGCGGTGGTCGTGGAGAAGAGGTCGCCTACTACGTGGACGGTGTTCGCGTGACGGGCCTTCTCGGTGTCAACCAGCAGGCCATTCAGGAGCAGGAGGTTCTCATCGGAACGATCCCTGCCCGGTACGGCGATGTCCAGTCTGGCGTGATCTCGATCACGACCAAGACGGGCCGTTCCGACTTCTTCGGCTCCGCCGAGGTCGTGACGAGCCAGGGCCTTGATTCCTTCGGCGACAACCTTGCGTCTCTCTCCCTGGGCGGTCCTATCGCTCCGGGCCGTGTTGGCTTCTTCCTTTCTGGGGAGTACGGCTACACCGAGGACAACAGCCCATACGGAATCGACACGTACCGCCTCAAAGATGATCTCTACGAGAGCATCCAGGCGACCCCTCAGGCTCTGCGCATCACGAACGCACAGGGAGAGGAGGAGCTTGTCAACTTCCCCATCGAGCTGATCCGCAGCCTCGACGGACCGATCGGTCAGGACTCCCTTCAGGCGCTCCTGCTCGCGAACAACATCATCGGCGAAGGCTCGACGATCGCAAACGGCAGCCCCGTCAACCGCGTCGAGAACTTTACCGCGAGCGACTTCGACCTCGTTCGTGGCAAGCGTGATCCGAACACGAACGTCACGCTGAACGGAAACCTGAACTTCGACCTGGGTGCTGTCAACCTCCGCCTGGGCGGTGGTCTTGCAACGTCGCGCAGCGAGCCGTTCAGCTTCACCAACTCCCTCTACAACCGGGAGACGTTCCAGCGTAACGAAACGGATAGCTACCGCCTCTACGGAACCTTCCTTCAGCGTCTGTCGAACTCCGCGTTCTACCAGATTCAGGGCGAGTTCCAGGACAACCAGGGCGTTTCATACCCAGATGGCTTCTCTTCAGACATCAACGATGTTCTGCAGTACGGCGATCTCAACTCTCCGGCAAACCAGGTTGCGCAGCGGTACTACGTGTTCCGCAACGAGCCCGGTACGGAGGAACCCGTTTACGTCCAGCAGTTTGACGAGGACGGCGGAGGCCGCCCTGGCTCGCTGTTCGGCTACACGTTCAGCCTTCCAGGCCGCGTAACGAACACGGGGTACTCCAAGTCGCACAACCAGCGCTACCGCTTCTCCGGTAACGCGACCACGCAGGTGGGCGTCCACCAGCTCGAGTTCGGTGGTGAGTACCAGCAGGACACCCGGCGCTTCTTCAGCATCGGTGGCTACAGCCTCTCCCGGTTCGTGAACGACGACGACGGTCCAGAGCAGACCATCGAGGGCTTCCCAGACGGAATCACCAGCTACGATCAGATCCCGTACAGCACCCTCCGCAACCGTGTCTCCTACTACGGATTCAACTTCAACGGTACGGAGGAGGTCAACGATCAGAGCGTGGACGGATACTTCCCGGACGCTGACGGCAACCGCAGCAACACAAACCTGGACGCGTACCGCCCGCGCTACTACGCTGGCTACATCCAGGACAAGATCGAATTCCAGGACTTGATCATTCAGCTCGGTTTCCGCGCTGACGTGTTCGACAACAACACGCTGCAGCTCAAGGACATCTACGCACCGACGCCAATCCAGCGCGTGGGTGACATGACGGCTCCCGCAGGTATTGAGAGTGACTTCGCTGTCTACTACAACGGCGACAACGTCGTTGGATACCGCGACACCGACGGCAACTTCTACGATGCCGAAGGCACGAACGTCGTTGCAGACCAGATCATCACGACAAACCGTGGTCAGGTCCGCTCCATCGACGCTCCGCGTTCGACGGTGTTCGAGGAGTACACGCCACAGGCAACGTTCATGCCCCGCGTTGGAGTCAGCTTCCCGGTAACCGACCGGGCGCTCTTCTTCGCGAGCTACAACGTGACGTCGCAGCGCCCAACCGAGGCCGCGTTCGCCACGCTCGCATCCTTCGAAGAGCTCGACGGCCAGCAGCGCACGTCGAACCCGACGCTGGAGCCAGAGCGGACAACGCAGTACGAGCTCGGCTTCCGCCAGCGTATCGGTGAGCGTGCTGCCTTAAGCATGTCCGGTTTCTACCGTACGCAGGACAACAAGATCTCCGTGCGTCAGGTGACGGGTGGCTTCCCCGCCTACTCCACCTACTTCAACGCGGACTTCACGACGACGCAGGGTGCAGAGCTCAACTTCGATCTGCGCCGGACGAACAACCTGTCGATCAACGCGAACTACACGCTTTCCTTCGCACAGGGAACGGGTTCGGACGCGAACTCGACCGGTACGGCTGCATGGCGTGGAGATTACTTCCCGCAGTTCATCAGCCCGTCTGACTTCGATCAGCGTCACACGGCAAACGTGAGCCTGGACTACCGCTTCGGCGCAGGTGAAGGCCCAATGCTCGGTGGCGTTCGCGCTCTCGAGAACTTCGGAGTCAACCTCATCGGTCAGTTCGGAAGTGGCCTTCGCTACACCCGCCTGCAGAGGAACACTCGCTTCAACGTGGGTGACTCGTTCACCGAGAACGTAGATGGCACCATCAACGGTGCAGAGCTGCCCGCAACGACTCGCCTCGACCTCCGGGTGGACCGCGCGTTCAACCTCGGGTTCAGCGATTCGAGAGTCCGGGCGTACGTCTCCGTGATCAACCTGTTGGACACGAAGAACGTCCTCGCTGTGTACCGGTCTACTGGCCTGCCGAACGAAGATGGCTTCGTCAACACGGCCGCTGGCAGAAGCCAGCTGGACACGCCGGGACGTCTGTTCAACTACCAGGCCTACACGGGTGGTCCTGTCAACGTTGGAGGACAGCAGTCCTCCGGTGCCGGCCGTTTCTACGGCTCACCGCGGCAGATCCGTCTCGGTCTCCTCTTCGACTTCTAG
- a CDS encoding sulfurtransferase produces MSDYAHPDVLVSTDWVSHHLADTANVRVIESNEDILLYATGHLHNAVHVDWTNDLQDPDVRDYISTKQFERLCSRLGIHEDTTVVFYGDKSNWWACYAFWTFKMFGHKDCRIMDGGRAKWVAEGRVMTTDVPTFESADYDASEPDTSIRAFRDDVMNHMKDGGQMVDVRSPQEYIGEVTHMAGYPQEGALRGGHIPGASNVPWSRAAGEDGTFKSRDELEAIYLEEQGLNPKEDMIAYCRIGERSSHTWFVLKYLLGFENVRNYDGSWTEWGNLVGAPIEKGEPDEN; encoded by the coding sequence ATGTCTGACTACGCACATCCTGACGTCCTCGTCTCCACAGATTGGGTTTCCCACCACCTTGCCGACACCGCCAACGTCCGGGTGATCGAGTCGAACGAGGACATCCTTTTGTACGCGACGGGGCACCTGCACAACGCGGTCCACGTGGATTGGACGAACGACCTTCAAGACCCGGATGTGCGGGACTACATCTCCACGAAACAGTTCGAGCGGCTGTGCTCCCGGCTCGGCATCCATGAGGACACGACCGTCGTGTTCTACGGTGACAAGTCCAACTGGTGGGCGTGCTACGCCTTCTGGACGTTCAAGATGTTCGGGCACAAGGACTGCCGCATTATGGACGGTGGCCGGGCCAAATGGGTGGCCGAAGGCCGTGTGATGACGACCGACGTGCCTACGTTCGAGAGCGCCGACTACGACGCGAGTGAGCCCGACACCTCGATCCGCGCGTTCCGGGACGACGTGATGAACCACATGAAGGACGGGGGCCAGATGGTGGACGTGCGCAGCCCGCAGGAGTACATCGGGGAGGTGACGCACATGGCCGGCTACCCGCAAGAGGGCGCACTCCGCGGCGGCCACATCCCTGGCGCGAGCAATGTGCCGTGGAGCCGGGCCGCTGGGGAGGACGGCACGTTCAAGAGCCGAGACGAGCTGGAAGCGATCTACCTGGAGGAGCAGGGCCTCAACCCGAAGGAGGACATGATCGCGTACTGCCGTATCGGCGAGCGCTCTAGCCACACGTGGTTCGTGCTGAAGTACCTGCTCGGCTTCGAGAACGTCCGCAACTACGACGGCTCGTGGACGGAATGGGGCAACCTCGTCGGCGCGCCCATCGAAAAGGGCGAGCCCGACGAGAACTAG
- a CDS encoding SufE family protein — MTDRLREIIDEFQSAPDEFRVEMLLERARQFPPLPEKYRALREKGLGRVHECMAEVYFFPEVKDGAVRIHSDIPGEAPTQRALVGILMEAYDGASPEAVAQIPPDLLRQLGIAPLLGVQRQQGFSGIVSRLQHSIAEASS, encoded by the coding sequence ATGACCGACCGTCTGCGAGAGATCATCGACGAGTTCCAGAGCGCACCGGACGAGTTCCGCGTCGAGATGCTGCTGGAACGCGCACGCCAGTTCCCGCCCCTTCCGGAGAAGTACCGGGCCCTCCGCGAAAAGGGGTTGGGGCGCGTGCATGAGTGTATGGCCGAGGTCTACTTCTTCCCCGAGGTCAAGGACGGGGCGGTCCGCATCCACTCCGACATTCCCGGCGAGGCGCCCACGCAGCGCGCGCTCGTCGGCATCCTGATGGAGGCGTACGACGGCGCCTCGCCAGAGGCCGTCGCACAGATCCCGCCGGACCTCTTGCGTCAGTTGGGCATCGCGCCCCTGTTGGGCGTGCAGCGCCAACAGGGCTTCTCAGGCATCGTGTCTCGCCTTCAGCACAGCATCGCCGAGGCCTCCTCATGA
- a CDS encoding glycerophosphodiester phosphodiesterase family protein yields the protein MTPTYARLWRQRLLPLAASLIVLAGCGSPRPVGPEVAPVRAPEIARPTSSLHYRAYADADALAAAFRWSPEARPMVSAHRGGPTPGYPENAIETFENVLNFAPALIEMDVRQTADGHLVLMHDATVDRTTTGTGRVDELTFAEIRALRLLNDAGTITSYRVPTFAETLAWSEGRAVLMLDVKNVPFRTIVEAVRLWRAENRVAIIVYSLEDALEVARLAPEVMISVSTDTPEGAREHLAALDPDRLIAFIGVGVPDPETARVFHEAGVMTQAGTFGAPDVAATMPGGWEAYAPFLDAGADVLATDNVPAAAIAIQRGVIR from the coding sequence ATGACCCCGACCTACGCGCGCCTCTGGCGCCAGAGGCTGCTGCCGCTCGCGGCATCGCTCATCGTTCTCGCAGGATGCGGGAGTCCGCGACCGGTGGGGCCCGAAGTGGCGCCCGTTCGCGCACCAGAGATCGCGCGGCCCACGTCCAGCCTTCACTACCGCGCTTACGCCGACGCGGACGCGCTGGCGGCGGCGTTCCGCTGGTCGCCAGAGGCCAGGCCGATGGTGAGCGCGCACCGCGGCGGCCCAACGCCGGGCTACCCGGAGAACGCCATCGAGACGTTTGAGAACGTGCTCAACTTTGCACCGGCGCTGATCGAGATGGACGTGCGGCAGACCGCCGACGGCCACCTCGTCCTCATGCACGACGCGACCGTGGACCGGACGACGACGGGCACGGGACGCGTGGACGAGCTGACGTTCGCCGAGATCCGGGCGCTGCGACTGCTCAACGACGCCGGCACGATCACGTCCTACCGCGTGCCGACGTTCGCAGAAACGCTCGCGTGGTCCGAGGGCCGCGCCGTGCTCATGCTGGACGTCAAGAACGTGCCGTTCCGCACGATCGTAGAGGCCGTGCGCCTCTGGCGAGCGGAGAACCGCGTCGCCATCATCGTTTACTCTCTAGAGGACGCGCTTGAAGTGGCGCGACTTGCGCCAGAGGTCATGATCTCGGTCTCGACCGATACGCCCGAGGGCGCGCGCGAGCACCTCGCCGCGCTCGATCCCGACCGGCTGATCGCATTCATCGGCGTCGGCGTGCCGGACCCGGAGACGGCTCGGGTCTTCCACGAAGCGGGCGTGATGACGCAGGCGGGGACGTTTGGTGCGCCGGACGTGGCCGCGACGATGCCCGGCGGCTGGGAGGCGTACGCGCCGTTCCTGGACGCCGGGGCCGATGTCCTCGCGACAGACAACGTGCCGGCCGCAGCCATCGCGATCCAGCGAGGCGTTATTCGTTGA
- a CDS encoding tetratricopeptide repeat protein — protein MRSLFVLLFLAVASGAAAQPEADARRLALSGDATAALDLLLGADDLSPEARRLAARLALERSRPLLAAQTLATADTSDADAQLLLGLALRALGDARGAETALRHAHRLRPGGEATADLAVLLESRRPDAALPLYRLLASQDTLNPVVLGALGRVYARLDSLPLAQEALGRAYALYPRGEAVAISLAETLEDDLDAQTAHLDTALTVLPRSSELWRLRGGAAMRAGETARAVNAYRSALVHDDSTAARLRDLGVALYYLGDVPEAFDVLRSSFERDSTDDTTLRVYGFAASENGQTALALRLLAKASDAMGREPLASLYERIGRIYSEDLQDSVALDNLSLAHALAPEDAAIAVNRAIILQQTGKRAEALAAYQAALAQIPEAQANFRELVESRIEMIELMDARFEEARQRRVRDALRRRLNE, from the coding sequence ATGCGCTCCCTTTTCGTCCTCCTGTTCCTCGCAGTGGCCTCTGGCGCCGCGGCCCAACCCGAAGCCGACGCCCGTCGGCTCGCGCTCAGCGGCGACGCCACGGCGGCGCTCGACTTGCTCCTGGGTGCCGACGATCTCTCGCCAGAGGCCCGTCGGCTTGCCGCGCGCTTGGCGTTAGAGCGATCTCGGCCGCTTCTCGCCGCACAAACGCTCGCCACCGCCGACACAAGCGATGCCGACGCGCAGCTTCTCCTAGGCCTCGCGCTCCGCGCGCTGGGCGACGCCAGAGGTGCGGAAACGGCGTTGAGGCACGCACACCGCCTCCGTCCCGGTGGCGAGGCGACGGCAGACCTCGCCGTGCTTCTAGAATCGCGCCGGCCCGATGCTGCGTTGCCGCTCTACCGGCTTCTGGCGTCGCAGGACACCCTGAACCCGGTCGTTCTCGGTGCTCTGGGCCGCGTGTACGCGCGCCTGGATTCCCTGCCTCTGGCGCAAGAGGCTCTAGGGCGGGCCTACGCGCTCTACCCAAGGGGCGAGGCGGTCGCGATCTCTCTGGCCGAGACGTTGGAGGACGATCTCGACGCGCAGACCGCGCACCTCGATACCGCGCTGACGGTTCTCCCGCGCTCGTCCGAACTGTGGCGGCTGCGGGGCGGCGCGGCCATGCGCGCCGGTGAGACGGCTCGCGCCGTGAACGCCTACCGCAGCGCTCTCGTCCACGACGACTCCACGGCCGCGCGCCTCCGCGATCTCGGCGTCGCGCTCTACTACCTCGGCGACGTCCCAGAGGCTTTCGACGTGCTCCGGTCCTCGTTCGAGCGAGACAGCACAGACGACACCACGCTCCGCGTGTACGGCTTCGCCGCGAGCGAGAACGGCCAGACCGCGCTCGCGCTTCGCCTGCTCGCCAAGGCGTCAGACGCGATGGGCCGCGAGCCTCTGGCGAGCCTCTACGAGCGCATCGGGCGGATCTACAGCGAGGACCTGCAGGACAGCGTGGCGTTGGACAACCTCTCGCTCGCGCACGCCCTCGCGCCAGAGGACGCCGCGATTGCCGTCAACCGCGCCATCATCCTGCAGCAAACCGGAAAGCGCGCCGAGGCGCTCGCGGCGTATCAAGCGGCGCTCGCGCAGATTCCGGAAGCGCAGGCCAACTTCCGCGAGTTGGTCGAGAGCCGGATCGAGATGATCGAACTCATGGATGCGCGCTTTGAAGAGGCCCGCCAGAGGCGCGTCCGCGACGCCTTGCGGCGGCGCCTCAACGAATAA
- a CDS encoding DUF2357 domain-containing protein — MRGADARAPETGTLVVETTRIRITWSGTSPEAGESHVRVLRGSGTVWAAGEKYSATREVTIPVAVPEERILSLLVESRTGEPVAVLHRDPGQVSGLVSANGGRTVHGSVRVRDEAGLSVFAFTVGGTPEAEVVLRVVPAKVSSADVAAMRGGVEAAWRGAALAGWGAADEQSGLHNEPSIPAWVTVLRYAVHQLEGPLASIERRPAFELSRREHVRPAARLRGDAESVRAIRRSKGRGEWTHVRGVPVQSRMPVRVLGENEDIAAHRWIRQRLDLALSVLAQITREEARHPYAETGRRRALRESLDQIAAGLRRFRRQRPLAEAVGAPAMRKAPLVLRTRPVYREVFDALQALERGLDVGAGEVATAWLGTGRLYESWAVLRVVQVLADVLGAPAPEEPFGLAASGARVRIGRGTRNAIRLDGNGVRVDIAYEPRFPGPPGLLAQRPDVLLTLRAPGQPVRRAVLDAKYRRDDSTAYAMRHGAAGPPEAALGDLHRYRDAIVNKEGEPLVEAAAALFPFHATPTFENSRLWRAHATVGIGAVPLVPGEDEWLRRWILTWLSNDGRRS, encoded by the coding sequence GTGAGAGGCGCTGATGCTCGTGCTCCCGAAACCGGGACCCTCGTCGTTGAAACGACGCGGATCCGGATCACGTGGAGCGGTACCTCGCCAGAGGCAGGGGAGAGCCACGTTCGTGTGCTCCGCGGAAGTGGAACGGTGTGGGCCGCTGGTGAGAAGTATTCCGCGACGCGAGAGGTGACAATTCCTGTGGCGGTGCCCGAAGAGCGCATCCTGTCTCTTTTGGTGGAGAGCCGGACAGGCGAACCCGTGGCCGTGCTACATCGAGATCCTGGCCAAGTCTCGGGCCTCGTTTCAGCAAATGGAGGGCGAACCGTCCACGGCTCCGTCCGCGTCCGCGATGAAGCGGGGCTGAGCGTGTTCGCGTTTACGGTCGGCGGGACGCCAGAGGCTGAGGTCGTGCTCCGGGTTGTTCCCGCGAAGGTGAGCAGCGCCGACGTTGCCGCGATGCGTGGGGGCGTAGAGGCCGCGTGGCGGGGTGCCGCGCTCGCCGGGTGGGGCGCAGCCGATGAGCAGAGCGGGTTACACAATGAGCCGTCGATTCCTGCCTGGGTCACCGTGCTCCGCTACGCCGTCCATCAGCTTGAAGGGCCTCTGGCGAGCATCGAGCGCCGCCCGGCGTTTGAGCTGTCGCGGCGGGAGCACGTCCGTCCGGCGGCGCGGTTGCGCGGCGACGCCGAGAGCGTTCGCGCGATCCGGCGGTCGAAGGGGAGAGGTGAATGGACGCACGTCCGGGGAGTGCCGGTACAGAGTCGGATGCCGGTCCGCGTGCTCGGCGAAAACGAGGACATCGCTGCGCACCGCTGGATTCGCCAGAGGCTGGACCTCGCTTTGAGCGTGTTGGCGCAGATCACGCGTGAGGAAGCTCGTCACCCGTACGCAGAGACCGGTAGGCGCCGCGCGCTCCGCGAGAGCCTGGATCAGATCGCCGCTGGCCTTCGCCGGTTTCGACGCCAGAGGCCTCTGGCGGAAGCGGTGGGAGCACCAGCTATGCGGAAGGCCCCGCTCGTGCTCCGGACTCGGCCTGTGTACCGGGAGGTATTCGACGCGCTTCAGGCCCTAGAGCGAGGCTTGGATGTTGGCGCGGGGGAGGTGGCGACAGCGTGGCTGGGAACCGGTCGGCTGTACGAGTCGTGGGCCGTGCTCCGCGTGGTGCAGGTTCTCGCCGATGTTCTGGGCGCGCCTGCTCCAGAAGAGCCGTTTGGACTCGCGGCCTCTGGCGCTCGCGTCCGCATCGGTCGCGGCACGCGGAATGCGATCAGGCTGGACGGCAACGGAGTCCGCGTTGACATTGCTTATGAGCCGCGTTTCCCAGGACCGCCCGGGCTTCTGGCGCAGCGGCCCGACGTGCTCCTCACGCTGCGTGCTCCCGGTCAGCCGGTACGCCGCGCCGTGCTCGACGCGAAGTACCGCCGCGACGATTCCACTGCGTACGCCATGCGCCACGGCGCCGCGGGTCCGCCAGAGGCGGCACTCGGAGACCTGCACCGGTACCGGGACGCCATCGTAAACAAAGAGGGCGAGCCTCTCGTGGAGGCCGCCGCAGCGCTTTTCCCGTTCCATGCGACGCCGACGTTCGAGAACAGCCGCCTCTGGCGGGCGCACGCGACGGTCGGCATCGGCGCGGTCCCGCTTGTGCCCGGTGAGGATGAGTGGCTGAGGCGGTGGATTCTGACGTGGCTGAGCAACGATGGGCGGCGCTCGTAG
- a CDS encoding McrB family protein yields MQYWLWSVPPDALAAFARAETFALRMQGRKALQEVRPGDRIFAYIPGSRTLAALVEASGVAFEDSTSLVLGKHLPHRVRVRTLTVLPQEAWVPYEGFAPHLSVLDQYPDEPTLDRQFRRVAQRVLHALPAVDGKVLEFLIAARAGENPEALMQMVEAVRETRQRPRPVAKPAVAEPLAMYTSWDRAQAMEHVIAHVEARGFVYAPWQLAAFVVALRTRPFVLLAGVTGVGKTRLPLLVAEATGARADVLPVRPDWTDPSETLGYRGLDGRFQAGGVLRAARASGEDPERQHVLILDEMNLARPEHYLAEVLSRMELRTPAAAQASGGAESPPLVSESLAPEDAVWQAVRMGPNLGLVGTVNVDESAHAFSRKVLDRAFTLELDAPNLHVWTTSDISEQVPEASRWPVSAWQPLALRLSALTDIRDEQREAIGRAVQAVTEADAILSPAGLGIGYRTRDEVALFVLHAMQAPEAFRTRDGESVDPLDLALLMKVLPRIEGAGAAARSAVLLLLAWASGESEQDRERSAVVQVEAWESEGRPAVLPSARFPRTAARLARIAEGVLADGVASFWA; encoded by the coding sequence ATGCAGTACTGGCTCTGGTCCGTTCCCCCCGACGCGCTCGCGGCCTTTGCCCGCGCCGAGACGTTCGCGCTCCGCATGCAGGGGCGGAAGGCGCTTCAGGAGGTGCGTCCGGGGGACCGCATTTTCGCGTACATCCCGGGTAGCCGCACGCTGGCGGCGCTCGTCGAGGCCTCTGGCGTGGCGTTCGAGGACAGCACTTCGCTCGTGCTGGGCAAACACCTGCCGCACCGCGTCCGCGTGCGGACCCTGACGGTGCTCCCGCAAGAAGCCTGGGTACCGTACGAGGGGTTCGCGCCGCACCTCAGCGTGCTGGATCAGTACCCGGACGAGCCCACGCTCGACCGGCAGTTCCGCCGCGTGGCGCAGCGCGTGCTCCATGCGCTCCCGGCGGTGGACGGAAAGGTCTTGGAGTTCCTGATCGCTGCGCGAGCGGGCGAGAACCCAGAGGCGCTGATGCAGATGGTGGAGGCGGTCCGCGAGACGCGCCAGAGGCCTCGGCCCGTCGCGAAGCCGGCCGTCGCGGAGCCTCTTGCGATGTATACGAGCTGGGACCGCGCCCAGGCGATGGAGCACGTGATCGCGCATGTGGAGGCGCGCGGGTTCGTGTACGCACCGTGGCAACTGGCGGCGTTCGTGGTCGCGTTGCGGACCCGGCCGTTTGTTCTCCTAGCGGGTGTGACGGGCGTCGGGAAAACGCGGCTGCCGCTGCTCGTGGCCGAGGCTACGGGAGCACGTGCCGACGTGCTCCCGGTGCGTCCTGACTGGACCGATCCGTCCGAGACGTTGGGCTACCGAGGACTCGATGGCCGCTTCCAGGCGGGTGGCGTGCTCCGGGCGGCCCGGGCCTCTGGCGAAGACCCAGAGCGGCAGCACGTTCTGATCTTGGACGAGATGAACCTCGCGCGACCGGAGCACTACCTAGCCGAAGTCCTGAGCCGCATGGAGTTGCGGACGCCAGCCGCGGCGCAGGCCTCTGGCGGCGCTGAATCCCCTCCTCTAGTGAGCGAGTCGCTTGCGCCAGAGGATGCCGTGTGGCAGGCAGTGCGGATGGGGCCCAACCTCGGTCTCGTCGGGACGGTAAACGTGGACGAGAGCGCGCATGCGTTCAGCCGTAAAGTGCTGGACCGGGCGTTCACGCTCGAACTCGATGCGCCCAACCTTCACGTCTGGACCACCTCTGACATCTCTGAGCAGGTCCCGGAGGCGTCACGGTGGCCTGTCTCCGCGTGGCAACCTCTGGCGCTCCGGCTCTCTGCTCTCACGGACATCCGTGATGAGCAACGGGAGGCCATTGGTCGCGCAGTACAGGCCGTCACCGAGGCCGATGCGATCCTCTCGCCGGCAGGGTTGGGCATCGGCTACCGGACGCGGGACGAGGTCGCGCTGTTCGTGCTCCATGCGATGCAAGCGCCAGAGGCGTTCCGGACGCGCGACGGTGAGTCTGTAGACCCGCTGGACCTTGCCCTCCTGATGAAGGTGCTCCCGAGAATTGAGGGCGCCGGAGCGGCGGCGCGTTCGGCGGTGCTCCTCCTTCTCGCGTGGGCCTCTGGCGAGAGCGAGCAGGATCGCGAGAGGTCTGCTGTAGTGCAGGTTGAGGCATGGGAGTCCGAGGGGAGACCGGCCGTGCTCCCGTCTGCGCGGTTCCCGAGGACGGCGGCTCGCCTCGCGCGGATCGCGGAGGGTGTGCTGGCCGATGGTGTTGCCTCGTTCTGGGCGTAG